AAGTGTTCCCACTCTAAATTCTTGAAAATGTGATTAGTCTTTCAAACGTGTTTTTGTCAAGATAATTCTTTTCTCACAAAAGTTGAGCGGGCTTCATATTCTTGCTTTCTCACTCTTTCAGTTTGTCACTATGTTCAAATTTAGGGGTGTAAAATGGGCGGGTTGAGTCTATTTAGGGCGGGTTAAAAGAGTTGAGTTAATAAATGGGCAGGTCATTGACCCGTCTAAAAGTTACTTGGGCGGAGATTGGTTGGGTCAAGTTGCGCCAAAATTTGGGTCATAAACTAACCCGTCCAACTCTTACCAAGCTTTAATTAACATGTGTTGTTTTTGTATGAATTGTGTAATTACTAAATAagacttttttcttttattatggtcatatataacatatcaaattaaaaattatttctaagatatttggcaaagttactcatggatcaatttgggctaaaaatcagtccaattttaaatGAATTGAGATGGGTTGAGTTGAGATACGTTGAGTTTAATAAATGGACGGGACAATAATCAACCCAACCTTAAGTAAATTACGCGGGTTTTTTGggcttgggccaaatttgacAGCCCTATTCAAATCTTCGCAGAATATTTTCAGTGAAATCAATCGATGTTTCCTTTATCTTTATTAAACGTTTCGAATTTTTGTTTTGCTTTCGTGCAATTAATTAATCATAGAACATAATGATGGACATGACATGCATAAAAGCTCATACATTAATGTGACTTCTTCACTGAATGAACATAGAGCTTATTAGAGCATGAAATAGAAGCATTGAGATTCCTAGGTGTAGTTAAGAGGTCTCAACCAAAACTATCTCAAATTTAATTTCGGGATTAATTATCTCTTACTCTTCGTACCAAACGAGCCTACGCAGTTTGATTACAAGGATAAGAAATAGCAATTTTGgactaaaattattttattacgCATTTAATTGAATTTTGATTCTGGTGTAAAAAATCTTGGATCATTTATATAACAATTATGGTATTATTTTTATATCACACTCATCAATATAGTATAACAATCCAGGGATAAATAGCAAAATGATAAAGATGTATTTATAAAGCTCTACTCTGAAAGTCCTTTAGAAAAATcaaagttaaaattaaaaataaaaatttatccaAGTTTACTAAGTGCAAATCAAATGCATGTTTTATATTATACCCTATGTTCTTTTTTAATCTAATGAACTAAGAATGTACCGATTAAAAATATATTCAATACACACTTTTTATGCCCTTATTTTTGTCATTATTTAATCTTTGTATTGTAATACTCACATTATAATCTCAGTATAACTTGTTCACAAACAAAAAGAACCATCAGGTTGTACCATATCTTATGCCCTTATTTTTGCTCTTTATGCTTAAATGTAAAAGAACCATCAAGTTGTACCATATCTTATGcccttatttttgttttttatgctTAAATGTAATTTTCAATAATGACGATGTTCGAGTAAGCTTCATGCAAGTTGACTATTTTTGCTACTTCTTAACAACTTATTTGTCGTATAAATTTATCCACCaaaacttaaaaatatgaaaagaaatcACATATCATTTTTTGATATTTATTGTGATTATTATTCTAATTTCTCATAATTTTCACTCACCTCATTGTTGTTGCACACAAATGTATATCATTGACTATAGGGGGAGTTAGAGTGCTAGGAGCGGGTTCGGCCAAATATAATAACTTTGGTTCGAATcctgtatttattttaaaatatttattgaatATATCTAAACTACTCCTATTAATTTAAAACTCAGTAAATAAAAGCGATTAAAATTCTGAACCTGCTCTAGCTCTATTTGACTACTTCAGAAGCTTTGTAGTGATGTTGTTACTCGCCAGTAGTTCTACAATTGAACACGTTGCCTAGAGTTTACTTCTCTGCTGCAGACGCGGAGCTTGGAATCCCGAGAATATTAAttgaatttttttacttttaagcacgcgccaaaaactatttatatttgatagttgaaaaagtatataaaattcatataatttttatttataacacataaatatatatacacacaaaaaatatacaaagaaaatatatatattttgctattatTTTGAAAGCGATTATACTGTATCATTTTCCCATATTAATTTGTTGTTACCTTTTTATTCGATATAAATACTTAATCAAATACAAATTGCAACTTCTAcaaactttttcaacttcaacttcaacttcaaGTACTCTTTTTTTCCAACTTCTAACTCACGTGTTGTCCAAACACTAGATTAAGACATTAAATTAGTTGTACAAAACATTACTAGTAATTATTAAAACAATTACTAAggtagttttaaaaaataaatcacatcaaaacttaAATTTTAGTTACGCAAGTAAATCTGGATTTGACGATTGAAAAAGTACTACTATAGAATAACATAGTATTAAACAATCcggcatttcaaaaaaaaaaaaaaaaaaaaaaagaatgaaggaAGCTCCCACAGCTAAAACGAATTCCATGTATTCCAAAATTCCATGATAAAGgtagttttggatgtatagtgtTAGTATCTCGTAATATCATTAAGGTTGAAGCAAAATGAAGTATTATACAAGGAGTAAAAAAACACCAGCATCAATATAATCATACTTTTGCAATTTGGAAGGTAAAATCAAATACACAGACTTCAACTAACAGTGCTGTAATAAACTTAATTAATATCAACAGAGGATTCAAATCAGAGAATCTGCCGTTCATTCGATGAAACAATCCAACAGAGAAGCCCTTCAGCATTCGCATCCTGTTGATCTGGATTGACTTCCACCAGCAACATCAATAGTATCCGGAAGGTATCTATAAGCATCAAGAAGAAAAACAATAGTTGTCAAACCACACAGCAACTCGGTAGATGTAGAAAAAGAACGTTCAGCACGACTAAAGATCGAATGATGCACACAGTTCTATGACTTTGGATACAGATAACAGATCACTCGAAAGAGTACTTGTTACAAAACCTAGGGCAACTTCTCCAAATTACACCTAATTGCATGAAACATCAAATACATTTCTCAGAAGATGACACAGTTTTCTCAAAACAGGAGATAAAATCCAGTTAATTCTTCAAGGCGCTTCTACTTAAAAAAGAACAGAGAACCTTTCAAGCATAATTTGAGGATTGGGTGAACCGACTCTGGCTTAAACAGTTCCATTTATAATACTGGGAACTGAATGCATATAATTAATGCCCATATAAGTTGGCATAGTAGAGTTTCTGTTTGCAAGAGGTACTTACATTTCGTCTTCAGGTTCATTTTTCAGAGCATTTTTGGCTATACACTGGAAAGCTGCATCCACATTGAATCCCTCTTTTGCCGAGGTCTCAAAATATGGTATGTTTCCCTTGGAAGCACACCATGCCTTTACTTTCTTCTCAGAGACCTGCAACCCATGCAGCCAATTTAGAGCAAAAAACAACTCCATTCCTAGATGccaaatttgaaaagaaaaaataaatagaagaatCATCATGAGAAGAGTCATCAAAAGACAAATTAATTTACCACTCGACTGTTGCCACCATCAACATCTATCTTATTCCCCAGTACGATAAATGGAAAGTTCTCGGGATCAGATGGGCTTGCCTGAACATTAAATGCAAAACTTATCAGCTATATATTCTACACATATCAAAACACTTTGGCAAATTATGGATCCATATTACCTGGATTAAAAATTCTTCCCTCCAGTTGTTAAGATTCTCAAATGACTTCATAACATTCACATCATATACTAGAACACAACAATCTGCTCCACGGTAAAAAGCTACACCCAGGCTTTGGAACCTTTCCTGCCCAGCCGTATCCCATATCTGAAGCAGAGTAAGATGTGGCAGATTAGAAGTGAAGATGGTGAGCAAAATAACTGTCAGTTTTTTCCAACCATCTCCCATGGGTACTGTATACTTTGTGATAttccacaagtcataaatacaaaCTAAATTGAAAACCGCACATTTAGCAGAGCTACTTTTCGCGATACACGAAAAGAAATTGATTGGTTGAGGAGCAGTTCATCTGCAGTAGACTACAAGAAAATAGCATTGGCTTTGAAGAATATTGCTTATAGAAACTGGCTGTTCGTTCCGTTTAAACTTACTAACTACAATAGCATCTTGTCAATCACATACATAGTTGGACGTATTGTATTAGACAAATTCAATAATATCTTGGTTAGGTAGAAGACAAAATCGGTGAGAGCCAAGAATTAACATATGTTTCCTTGAACCAATGCATCAAAACATTCTGTCAATCATCTTTCAGAATATATTTAGAAAATGATTTTAGATTTGTTTTATCAATCATCAAGTTGGAAAAGGTCACGAGAAAGTGAATTTGAAAAGAGACCCTTAGTAAGAGGTTCCTGAGGAGTGAACACGGAAAACCTGACCTATATGCATCCTGTCATTGAAATATACCTAAGTGAATATATTTTTAATGGTACAGAAAGGTAATCATTTCTTTAGTCCCATAcctatattattgttgttataagcatgcagaaaagaaaaaatgagtgGAAGTAATAAAGAGgtgaatttaaaatttaaatgttGTGTACATAGTTTCTGGGTGCAAACACATGAACCTTTTCTTTTGGGGCAAAAGGAACACATTTGAACTGGCACCATGTGACAGGACCAGGAAGTCAAACTTTATTTTTTTGATCAGTAGGATCAAGATGTCAATCATTGAACAAAACCCAGCAGTACATATGCTTAGTGTTTAACACAGTTGGCCTGATAATCGACCAATCAATCAACGTTTGCCTCATTCCAAACTAGTTGGACTCGGCTATCTGTATTTATGTATCTATTCCATTCAAGATTGTTTCATTCCAATATCAAGTAATTTGTCTTCCAAGGCAAATTAGGGGTTTTAAACTAGTTTCTCCAAACCACCCAATAATCCCTACAGAGATTTAGAAGTCACGATTTGCCCGTCATATGCCTCCAAATTCCTGTAGTCCTATGACACAATGACAATATAAATCACCTTACAATCCCATATCTGGAATGGActtttataggaattaattcatTTTCTAGAGAAATAGCAATATGCATCAAACATTATGGTAACAGTCATCTCACTAATGTATTAAACTTGCTTATATTTGATCAAACATTCCAGCAAAAAGAATCTGACAAGTGCAAGAGTATTTCATGCGAGCAGTGTTTATGGCGAAAAACAAACAACATTTCTATGAAGGAAAAGTTCGGTCCTATGTTCCCCATAAGCCTTTTATGTTTTCGTACTATGTCCACCTTGGACTGTTTGTGATTCCAGCCAATCTGCAGAAAACTGATTTGCTCTATAATAACCTTCTCAAGAAAATCAATTCTAATTGCTAAATGTGGAATAATCAGTCTTTCCTTATGCAGACTACACTGCCTTACAACTAATACACCATCctttaaaataaatgaaaatttaCCTGACCAGAACTTTAAAATAAGTCCTCTATACATTAGATACTTGATAAACTTTTTGCAAGCACTATTCTACTGAAATCCAATCACATGATTGACACGAACGTTATTTTATTTACAAATGATATCATGTTATTTAACAGGGTCAATCCAGAATAAGAATTAAGTGAAAGTAAACAATAACATAAGGACAAACTAATCtcgagaaaaaaaagaagagggatGAGGTAATAGCACTCATTAGATGCTTCTGACTCTTGAATCTTACCTGCAATGTGTATAACCTATCCTCAAACTGAATTTCTTTGGTCAAGAAATCAGCTCCGATTGTGGCCTTGTATTGGTTACTAAACTTGCGATTCACATACCTAAAAATAATCATGAAAGAGATGTATAAGGTAAGACAAaacctgaaaaggaaaaaaaataaagtatgTATTTTGCTGGAATTAAAAAAAGAGGAATGTGAGCATACTGGTTCATCAGAGATGTCTTTCCCACCCTACAAAAGGATCAACAGGGAAGTCAGTCATTAAATCTAGATGGTATGCTAATGTAAAATAATGTACTGATTAAACATCAAACAGATAAGAGCCTCACATCCATCTGGTTCAGTTTATGGATTCAAGGAATACTAAATCAGCTGAGAAGGATTTTAAGGTTCCACAACCTAGTCTACTAAAATATATTCAAACAGGTAAAAAATGAGGAAACCTAGAAAACCTAGAAAAGCAAAGATGTCAAAGATTCCAAACCCGATTAATGACTAGAAGCAGTCAAATTGCTAAATTTACACACTCGGTTTTCAAGCTTGCCCACTATTTTTTTGTCAAGAAACCAAAGCGGGAAACATTATCCATTTAACATTCTTTTTTCCCTTTATTTTGTCCAgttgatgttcaaagaacaagtgCAGATCCATTCTACAACATCTAAAGAGCTAGGGGCATATCTACATAGGCCGAAAGGTTGTCGGCTGAACCCCCGTTGCTcaaaaattatattgtatatatagatcATATATTACtttttatacatgtatattaatTTTTGAACAGCCTTAGCGAAATTTCAGGCTTTTCCATTCTAAAGAGTTGCTTATTGGTGTCAACTAGTATCTTCCAATATGTAGAAAAAGTAAGGAAATAAAAGCAagggaaaaacaaaaaaaaactattgCAATATATTAAGGGTGGAGCTATGGGGGCGCAAAGGGGGTTCACACCTTTGCCGGAAAATTACATTGTGTATAAGGTCAAAATTTAATATACATCTATCCTAGGGCTGCAGAATTGGCCCAAGCCCAATCAACCCGCCCAGTATTTAATGGGTTGGGCATGGAAGATTTTCCTGATGGGCTGTTTTGGGCAGAACCCATACTGACCCGTAAAATTGAATTAGCCCAAATTCAACCCGTTAAGTGCCCAAACCCAACCCGTGGCAGACTCAAAACTTCAGTTTGCAATCAGCTTTCTCTGAACCCATGAATATACTTCTATTTTTGCCTTACTCATTCCAGTGTTGTGCTTAGTTTTACAAAATGACTAcaggaaaataaaatgaaataaaatatgtttccaaTTTTTTTACACTTCATGGGCATACTATTCAATCAAATCATATAACTGAGTATTGCGGCTATAGTCTTTACAATTGATCAATTATGTGTTCAGCAAATTAAACTTCTAAGGATATTGTTCTAGTCCAGTAAATTTTCATCTTGGTTTCTTTAATATCAATCAAGTCATTTTGCCAccaattaaatctattttaatttattactCCATATGTGCAACTTGTATGAGAGtttatttattttggaattttcaatgctcgatatatttcaagttttcaacATTCATATCcgataaacaaaaaaaaacattttaacaTTCATATAGATTTTCATATCTACAGTACTCTATGTATAGTATTCAAATATCAATTAGCGAATTTCAACTTTTTATATTTCAGCTTTCTTTGTTGTTTGCTACAACTGATAAATATTGCAAAAGTAGGGTCAAGTTgggcgggttgggttatgacccattgtttagcccatcttTAACCAACCCATCTTAGCCCAAGTGAACTTTGGGCTTGATTGGGCAATGACTCATTTATTGGTTTAGCCCATTTTGACCCGCCCAAGTTCAGCCCAAACCGCCCATTTGGTACCTCTTCTATCCCCCGGCTTCTTCAGCATatttaccttttttattttttgaatcccTTGGTGAAAATTATGACTGTCACCGTCATGTTAAAGCTTAAAAAAGACACCTTTTAACTTATATTAGGTCTACAACACGCCCCACAAGTGCAGGACTTAATTCTTTTCTAGGACCAAGTACGTGAAAATATCTTTGGGGACGGATGGCGATGAATTCCAACCCTTGATCTCAGCCTACTCTAATACAATGTTGAATAAAGAAATTCAGATTAGGTGGTTCACACAATTCATCGAAGAGAAATCAAACTACGTAGCAATAACAACGTTATATTATGCTATTCCCAATCTAAAGCTAATGCGAAGCAAACGAATCCAAATTATAGAATTGAGTTTCACaaccagttttttttttttaaaaatatgcatAAAATAACCATTAATTTAGGTATTGCATTAACCAAATCGGAATTAAAATTCTTAAAACTGTATTAGGGAACCAATGAATGAGATCGGAGAAGTGAGAAGAGAAACATGAAAAGTTTACCCGCTATCGCCTAGGATTATGACCTTGAGAAGCATCCGCCTTCGAGCTGCCATTATTTTTGTTAAAAAGGGTAAAAACGGAgctaaaaaatgaataaaaaacaGTAAAATTGAAATGGTCTTTGAGAAATTGAAGTTTCGTATTATCAGCTGTTAGAAGAAATGGGGTGGGGTGGACACAAATTCTCCTCCTTGGAGTTTAAACGGTATTCACCCCTCTTTTCATGTTAATTTTGTTAattaaaaagtaaagaaaattgcACAAAGTTTCCCGCATTTAAGTAGGGTATCATATTAAACTCTTTAAAGATTCTTAGAACCTGTTTTGCCGTTTGCCAAAATAATCTTGAGTTTTATTTGTCAAACACATATTTGGTcatagattttgcctacattttgACCAAATCCCAAAACCAACTCAATAGCTAGTTTTGgaccaaaatatcactattatattttttaaaaattgctccaaacttttgtattttataaaagagctcaccacttattattttgtaacgataTTACTTtgtcttctcggtcatctgatagtgtatcatgtagttcattataaaaatgataattttgtatcaaatttatttaagTTCAGGACTAtgatttgcgataatataatgaatgttattgataattgtaCTGTTGGGTATTCGTGATAGTTTTTATAACTTGTAGGTATAAGTCatgtttgtcacacctccttttcccgAGGAAATAGGGGATAggggaatttttccaatttaagtgacattattcgaaatgagattatttatttatttagagtcaccgcttggaataatttatggtgtcccaagtcaccgatttattttagaatcccaaatcgaggaaatttgactcttatttttggtctgcgaacacagaagatcgggtaaggaattctgttaacctggaagaaggtgtgaggcactcccgagttctgtggttttagcacggtcgcttaacaattaatacttggcgtaattatctgatttattacatgttttaaacccattgtgtatttttatcttttgccgcttttaatatttatggaatttatttgaacaagtcgcgatgtcgcacacttgtcgttttggtacacattgcgaaCCGCACcacgtgaaatgcacccgcaatttataacatgtttatttttattattatttgaagttatgatcaagtcgcgtgaaacacgcacttgaattggggtttacgtatcatgactatgccacaggaaccgtacccatagtcacggtgatttattattaatcgcgcctaaatcaAGCTACGGTATTCGGatattattcaattactaattttgacattattgtaaggtcatgaggtatgtatattgttatggaggaaatgaagtaaattaattatgaaaaaagttggctagcttgtgaatgtttatttgtttttggtcatGTGCAACAATTAGCCCATAAATACGCTAGGGAAGTCCAATTAAAGTCTTACACCAATCATGGCCCAACCTAATCTCTTATAATTTTACTGCTAACAAATATTTGAAACTAGACTAAATTTATGGTAGGAATATATAGATACAGGCAGGACCAATTTAGTCACTAAGATAGGAgatcaaaatgaaactaaagcatgctaaaatggaaagccattacttcattgaataaacaagaaaagtaacgaattaatacatattcatcaacaaaatTAACCATATGAACTACTAAAAAGGACAATAAATTAATCTTAACAAATACTCAACATGAGAACAAAATTAATCTTAGCACACTCAGATGCAAACTCGATCATATCATACTCaaagttaaattaaaacagagtgacccaaaatattaatgagaaaaacaaaatagaaagagaagtgaacctttgtattgatgattgtggattTAAATTACAACCAACTCAATGATCGGATAGCTCTCAACTGGACCCTTCGGACCACGAAAAACTCGAGCGGCAAATCTCAACTTGCAACCTCAATCGACCTTGCAAAACTAACGATTTAATGGTtatttttagaagattttgggggggggggggttaatgaTAACTCAAAAGTGGTCAAGGGCTGGTGGTTTTGGGGTGGTGAAGCTACtgaatttttcgaaagaaagccgaagaaagaatgacacgaacAGAAATTTCAttatcctagaagaagaaaaataattttttcttaattccttcctccctattttttcctttctctccCTCTATTTttcatcacatttctcttctatttatagaaaaaaaattcggaattttcagattttttattttattttatttttttaattaaaaagaattttcacttcccatttttcttattttttttttttaaaaaaaaattccccactctcctttacttttattttttaatttttcacttttgtttacttttaatatatttaaaatcccatttttttacctttttttttttattttccacttattttacttttctttttttatttcccacttacttttacttttttttaaaaaaaaatcagatacccttacttttattttttaattccaactttattttacttttcattttttaaacttccacattcttttacttttattttttttattttccactttcttttacttttttattaaacaatttctacctacttttacttttactttttaattttatatttatacttttcctattttttaattcccatccgaaatttgtttttttttaaaaaaaattaatttttatttattttcggtttttaattcattttatttaaaaataaagataaaaataatactaatagtaataattgaccttttaaattattaataattttatatatatatatatatatatatatatatatatatatatatatatatatatatgtatgtatgtatgtataagtgtaacaaagctaaaaaaaatatatattaaattttgaaaatatttacatagtagaaggtgataaaaattcaaatatagtcaaaaattaggtattcacagctgcccctctttgcttgaaaacatgaagagttttcaggcaaagactaggtgagccacgtgactaatttttgaccaaaccattattcttcaaaaggaaaagaaataaaagatagggtgcaaccgagtcctggttttggacagcctacatatctcgggttataggggaatcaggtcgcgtgtagttcaaggagaatggtggaatgatgagttgaggagtcgaatgaggttccgtcgaggctccggtccgcggtcctgctattatatcaaaataaaaaaagaaactaaacaagcctatcaattatgagttacaagattcctatttataagtcttcagaaacttgatcttgagtcttgactggttcttcatgcaaaCTCTGCTataaaccttgatgctcgctagctgtaggttctagttcattattctatagcttcttctaatcaaaacgggactccaatgctcgtggcttcagtcatgtcttagcattccacatcttttcaattgcttttgcattttggattcacttatttttttcttttcttttattctgaattgagacttcttcttttttggtcatctcgaaccctgtgcctcgaggtaaaacctactcagataccaaaataaataatcgaacaaaatttttctgccccagtttgcactaggaaaattttgtgagttattgtaacaaaattctaaattacttctttattgaaagcaataaaaggtcgggagtggtgtaccctgaaaatgtcattttttttttatttttatttttggattgtgtTCTTTTATTGTCAAAAGGATGTCTCAACTAATGATTgatgtaccttatgttgggaaaatgtggccagggaatgggataccctatattggcaaagataTCGAAAAAtagtgtaccctgcatttaagatcaaatcaactagggagtagagaccctatgttggaaaaagcgactaggtagtggagaccctatgtcaaaaataaaattaactagggagtggagaccctatgttggaaaagacgactagggagtggagccccTATGTCTACAATAACATCAACtggggagtagagaccctatgttgcaaaagcgactagggagtggagaccctatgtctaagaacatcaactagggagtggagaccctatgttggaaaataaactagggagtggagagcctatgtctaaaaatcatcaactagggagttgggacactatgttggaaaatcatcaactagggagtggagaccctatgtttgaaaaaacagactagggagtggaggccttatgtctaaaaacgtcaactagggagtggagaccctatattggaaaaacaaactaaggagtggagaccctatgtctaaaaatatcaactagggagtggagaccctatgttggaaacgcgactagggagtggagaccctatgtctaaaaattatcaactagggagtggagaccctatgttagaaaaaaaagactagggagtggagaccttatgtctaaaaatcatcaactagggagtggagaccctatgttggaaaaaagactagggagtggagaccctatgtctaaaaatcatcaactagggaatagagaccctatgttggaaaatcgactagggagtggagaccctatgtttaaaataaaatcaactagggagtggagaccctatgttggaaaagacgagtagggagtggagaccttatgtctaaaataaaatcaactagggagtggagaccctatgttggaaaagcgactagggagtggagaccctatgtctaaaaattatcaactagggagtggagaccctatgttggaaaaacgactagggagtggagaccctatgtctaaaaatatcaactagggagtggataccctatgttggaaaaacagactagggaatggagaccctatgttggaaaagcaaactagggaatggagaccctatgtctaaaaacatcaactagagagtggagaccctatgttggaaaagagactagggagtggagaccctatgtctaaaatcaaatcaactagggaatggagaccctatgttggaaaacgactagggagtggagaccctatgtctaaaataaaatcaactagggagtgaagaccctatgttggaaaaatgactagggagtggagaccctatgtctaaaaatatcaactagggagtggataccttatgttggaaaaacagactagggaatagagaccctatgttggaaaatcaaactagggaatggagaccctcgatctcggcttcaacaatgatttgaagagagggaatttcaacttctgcaggtattacggcttcagtgccataaaccaataagtaagGCATAGCCCCAACTGATGTGCGCACggttgtgcgatatcccaataatacgaaaggcagcttttc
This DNA window, taken from Nicotiana tabacum cultivar K326 chromosome 15, ASM71507v2, whole genome shotgun sequence, encodes the following:
- the LOC107774659 gene encoding ras-related protein Rab7 (The RefSeq protein has 2 substitutions compared to this genomic sequence), which produces MAARRRMLLKVIILGDSGVGKTSLMNQYVNRKFSNQYKATIGADFLTKEIQFEDRLYTLQIWDTAGQERFQSLGVAFYRGADCCVLVYYVNVMKSFENLNNWREEFLIQASPSDPENFPFIVLGNKIDVDGGNSRVVSEKKVKAWCASKGNIPYFETSAKEGFNVDAAFQCIAKNALKNEPEDEIYLPDTIDVAGGSQSRSTGCES